From Saccharothrix espanaensis DSM 44229, the proteins below share one genomic window:
- a CDS encoding FAD-dependent monooxygenase, whose amino-acid sequence MTHPVSWSYAGGMTSSADTPKALVVGLGISGISAAIALRKAGWTPVVIEKAPGRRRGGYFIGLFGVGRNAAHRLGISHGLEDRTPANRITYQLDRKGGKRPTTGFSDQPGGPALMVRGDVEQAAFAALDPDIEVRYSTVPVVIHQHARGVAVTTRNAVDGTERTERFELVIGADGLRSTVRKLVFGPDEDYLRRLNYMIAAYQLPGDLPGLAPGEGATLAEPGRSFWLFPFTDQPPAVLFSYRTTNVDAEFAIPAARRIREVYGPEPLGSTLEQAVRFLEDTDQYLFDSVEQVHLDSWHRGRVVLVGDSAWCVTLYAGMGVSNGIAGAELLGTMLTRYPEDPGRALLEWEKTTRPYVEYFQTFASRGRLIFTPANRPEAVLRSAMLRLARSPLAGTVQRLVGVNGKAFTMRNADLEEAARLIKR is encoded by the coding sequence ATGACGCATCCGGTCAGTTGGTCATACGCTGGTGGCATGACTTCATCGGCCGACACCCCCAAGGCCCTGGTCGTCGGCCTCGGGATCAGTGGCATCTCCGCAGCCATCGCGCTGCGGAAGGCGGGCTGGACTCCAGTCGTGATCGAGAAGGCGCCGGGCCGGAGGCGGGGCGGCTACTTCATCGGCCTGTTCGGTGTGGGGCGCAACGCGGCGCATCGGTTGGGAATCTCGCACGGGCTCGAAGACCGCACCCCGGCGAACCGGATCACCTACCAGCTGGACCGGAAGGGCGGCAAGCGGCCGACCACGGGGTTCTCGGACCAGCCGGGAGGCCCGGCGCTCATGGTGCGAGGCGATGTGGAGCAGGCGGCGTTCGCCGCGCTGGATCCGGACATCGAGGTCCGCTACTCGACCGTGCCCGTCGTGATCCACCAGCATGCCCGCGGTGTCGCGGTCACCACGCGCAACGCGGTGGACGGGACGGAGCGCACCGAGCGCTTCGAGCTCGTCATCGGGGCGGACGGCCTGCGCTCCACCGTGCGCAAGCTGGTGTTCGGGCCGGATGAGGACTACCTGCGCCGGCTGAACTACATGATCGCGGCCTACCAGCTCCCGGGCGACCTTCCTGGTCTCGCGCCGGGTGAAGGGGCAACCTTGGCCGAGCCTGGCCGCTCCTTCTGGCTGTTCCCCTTCACCGACCAGCCGCCGGCCGTGCTGTTCTCCTACCGGACCACCAACGTCGACGCGGAGTTCGCGATCCCGGCGGCCCGACGCATCCGCGAGGTCTACGGGCCAGAGCCCCTGGGGTCGACCTTGGAACAGGCCGTGCGATTCCTGGAGGACACCGACCAGTACCTGTTCGACTCGGTCGAACAGGTACACCTCGACTCCTGGCATCGCGGCCGCGTCGTGCTCGTCGGCGACTCCGCATGGTGCGTCACCCTCTACGCGGGCATGGGCGTGTCCAACGGGATCGCCGGCGCGGAGCTCCTCGGGACGATGCTCACCCGCTACCCGGAAGATCCGGGGAGGGCGCTGCTCGAATGGGAGAAGACGACGCGTCCCTACGTGGAGTACTTCCAGACCTTCGCATCGCGCGGTCGATTGATCTTCACTCCGGCCAACCGGCCGGAGGCCGTACTCCGATCGGCGATGCTGCGCCTGGCGCGCTCACCGTTGGCCGGCACGGTGCAGCGGCTGGTCGGCGTGAACGGCAAAGCATTCACGATGCGCAACGCCGACCTTGAAGAGGCCGCCCGTCTGATCAAGCGCTGA
- a CDS encoding cytochrome P450: MTVTGQHRYAFPLSRSCPFAPPPEYREIREEHGVVKVDLPFGGWAWVVSRHEDVRRVLGDRRFSSNRLHPDFPVIAPGGLSDEKSMIMMDPPEHGHARRAVSGDFTVRRVDKLRPRIQHIVDEHVAGLLAGPKPVDLVLALALPVPSLVICDILGVPHADQDFFQRNTAKFLLRGTPSQERVAAFGAISSYLDELIGTKETNPDEQLLSRQVQRRRTDGGYRRESLVAEALLLLVAGHETTANMIALGTSALLENPDQLAMIVADPAKTPAAVEELLRYLTIVDIAVTRLCVEDSEIGGVTIRAGEGVLVLGHAANRDPAVFDNPDDLDLERGARHHVAFGYGPHQCLGQNLARAELEIVFDTLFRRIPTLELAKPITHETLKNDSAVFGLHELMVTW; this comes from the coding sequence ATGACGGTGACCGGGCAGCATCGGTACGCTTTCCCGCTCTCGCGCTCCTGTCCGTTCGCTCCGCCGCCGGAGTACCGCGAGATCCGCGAGGAACACGGAGTGGTCAAGGTCGACCTGCCGTTCGGCGGGTGGGCCTGGGTCGTGTCTCGCCACGAGGACGTGCGGCGAGTGCTGGGCGACCGCCGGTTCAGCTCGAACCGCCTGCACCCCGACTTCCCCGTCATCGCACCGGGCGGACTGTCCGACGAAAAATCCATGATCATGATGGATCCGCCGGAGCACGGACACGCTCGGCGCGCCGTGTCCGGCGACTTCACGGTTCGCCGCGTGGACAAGCTTCGACCGCGGATCCAGCACATCGTCGACGAGCACGTGGCCGGTCTGCTGGCCGGACCGAAACCGGTCGACCTCGTCCTCGCGCTGGCGTTGCCGGTGCCGTCCCTGGTCATCTGCGACATCCTCGGCGTTCCCCATGCCGACCAGGACTTCTTCCAGCGCAACACGGCGAAGTTCCTGCTGCGGGGGACACCGTCACAGGAACGGGTAGCCGCATTCGGCGCGATCAGCTCGTACCTGGACGAGCTGATCGGCACGAAGGAGACCAACCCGGACGAACAGCTGCTCAGCCGTCAGGTCCAGCGGCGCAGGACCGACGGCGGCTACCGACGCGAGTCATTGGTCGCGGAAGCGTTGCTGCTCCTGGTCGCCGGGCACGAGACAACCGCGAACATGATCGCGCTCGGCACTTCGGCCCTGTTGGAGAATCCCGACCAGCTCGCCATGATCGTCGCTGATCCGGCCAAGACGCCTGCTGCTGTCGAGGAGTTGCTGCGGTACTTGACCATCGTCGACATAGCTGTGACGCGACTGTGCGTCGAGGACTCCGAGATCGGCGGTGTGACGATCCGTGCGGGCGAAGGCGTGCTGGTTCTGGGCCACGCCGCCAACAGAGACCCCGCGGTGTTCGACAACCCGGACGACCTGGACCTCGAACGCGGCGCCCGTCACCACGTCGCATTCGGCTACGGCCCTCACCAGTGCCTGGGCCAGAACCTCGCCAGAGCGGAACTTGAGATCGTCTTCGACACCCTGTTCCGCCGAATTCCCACGCTGGAACTGGCCAAGCCGATCACGCACGAGACACTCAAGAACGACTCGGCCGTTTTCGGCCTCCACGAACTCATGGTCACCTGGTAG
- a CDS encoding NAD(P)-dependent alcohol dehydrogenase — protein sequence MTPVDHDQTAESEMRAALFDRYGPPSVLYEAKVPIPRHTSKEIRVRVHATTVNGGELAARAGELRLLMGRRFPRYIGMDFVGEVVDVGSSVTDARNGEFVCGVLPRSTELIGRRGSAAEYVTVKPNRVTRKPRNLTSVEAASILGGGTTSITALRDVAHLQPGERLLIRGASGGVGSMAVQIGKAFGAHVTGLAGKSNLDFVRDLGADEVFDYRTTQPGQLGRFDVVLDTVGTDHATYRRLLTRTGRMVAIAFDTSHLVRSVGYLLASTVHGSKRVRFFSGNPQRELFAELVQLAEDGEVRPVVDTVHQLSDIAAAHAALEAGGVRGKHIIEVTPHPE from the coding sequence ATGACCCCCGTGGACCATGATCAGACGGCGGAGAGCGAGATGCGTGCAGCGCTTTTCGACCGCTACGGCCCGCCATCGGTGCTGTATGAGGCCAAGGTGCCCATTCCGCGCCACACATCGAAAGAGATCAGGGTGCGCGTGCATGCCACGACCGTCAACGGTGGCGAGCTCGCCGCTCGCGCCGGAGAACTGAGGCTGTTGATGGGGCGCCGGTTCCCCAGGTACATCGGCATGGATTTCGTCGGCGAGGTCGTGGACGTCGGCAGCTCGGTCACCGATGCCCGGAACGGCGAATTCGTGTGTGGCGTGCTGCCACGCTCCACCGAGCTGATCGGACGAAGGGGAAGTGCGGCGGAATACGTCACCGTCAAGCCGAACCGGGTCACCCGGAAGCCGCGGAACCTGACGTCTGTCGAGGCTGCTTCCATACTGGGCGGAGGCACCACGTCGATCACCGCGTTGCGCGATGTCGCTCATCTCCAGCCGGGCGAACGCCTGCTGATCCGCGGGGCCAGCGGGGGTGTCGGAAGCATGGCCGTTCAGATCGGCAAGGCGTTCGGTGCGCACGTGACCGGCCTGGCCGGAAAGTCCAATCTGGACTTCGTGCGCGATCTGGGCGCTGACGAGGTCTTCGACTACCGCACGACGCAGCCTGGGCAGCTTGGGCGCTTCGACGTCGTGCTGGACACCGTAGGCACAGATCACGCCACCTACCGCCGGTTGTTGACCCGAACCGGCCGCATGGTCGCCATCGCGTTCGACACATCACACCTCGTCCGCAGCGTCGGTTACCTGCTGGCGTCCACTGTGCACGGTTCCAAACGAGTCCGTTTCTTCAGTGGCAACCCACAACGCGAGTTGTTCGCCGAACTCGTGCAGCTGGCCGAAGACGGCGAGGTACGCCCGGTCGTGGATACCGTCCACCAGCTCTCGGACATCGCAGCGGCACACGCGGCGCTCGAAGCGGGCGGCGTCCGGGGAAAGCACATCATCGAAGTCACGCCACACCCAGAGTGA
- a CDS encoding YncE family protein, protein MRRTASAGLGVAVLAVASMVMAPAASAAAALPLSGFGDVAVDSARQRVFISGGASSNGVAVTDFSGRVRTVVENQPGADGLELSADGTRLFVALSAGDGISVIDTSTLAETARYATGAGTCPTHLARTGGVVWFGYGCADGNWSGKIGKLDPAAAEPVQGEQQGAPRFQRAPLLASSGAAAGPLVAGQLSLSLSTVQVYTVSDGALTAGTSGDGVGAGLTDLDVTGDGATLFSAAGSRDRVEAFATADLARRGAYATRPRPAAVSLSPDSAYVAAGALTGDANDVLVYRVGGATPVNTVSLDSGETVQPRGLAWSADQRTLFVVTRHNNDPQPRLEVERYPVG, encoded by the coding sequence ATGAGGCGGACTGCTTCTGCGGGTCTCGGGGTCGCCGTGCTGGCGGTGGCCTCGATGGTGATGGCGCCGGCGGCGTCAGCGGCCGCGGCGTTGCCGCTGTCGGGTTTCGGCGACGTGGCGGTCGACAGCGCGCGCCAGCGGGTGTTCATCTCCGGTGGCGCGTCGTCCAACGGCGTGGCGGTGACCGACTTCTCCGGCCGGGTGCGCACGGTGGTCGAGAACCAGCCGGGCGCGGACGGGCTGGAGCTGAGCGCGGACGGCACGCGGCTGTTCGTGGCGCTGTCCGCGGGCGACGGCATCTCGGTGATCGACACGTCGACCCTGGCCGAGACCGCGCGGTACGCCACCGGAGCGGGGACGTGCCCGACGCACCTGGCCCGCACGGGTGGTGTGGTGTGGTTCGGGTACGGCTGCGCGGACGGCAACTGGTCGGGCAAGATCGGCAAGCTGGACCCGGCGGCGGCCGAGCCGGTGCAGGGCGAGCAGCAGGGCGCGCCGCGGTTCCAGCGGGCTCCGCTGTTGGCCTCCTCCGGTGCCGCGGCGGGGCCGCTGGTGGCCGGGCAGCTGTCGTTGAGCCTGTCGACGGTGCAGGTCTACACCGTCTCGGATGGAGCGCTGACCGCCGGGACGTCCGGCGACGGGGTCGGCGCCGGGCTGACGGACCTCGACGTGACCGGTGACGGGGCGACGCTGTTCAGCGCGGCCGGGTCCCGTGACCGGGTGGAGGCGTTCGCGACGGCGGACCTGGCGCGCCGGGGTGCGTACGCGACCCGACCCCGACCGGCCGCGGTGTCGTTGTCGCCGGACAGCGCGTACGTGGCCGCGGGAGCGCTGACCGGCGACGCCAATGACGTGCTGGTCTACCGCGTCGGCGGCGCGACGCCGGTGAACACCGTCTCGCTGGACAGCGGCGAGACGGTGCAGCCGCGCGGCTTGGCGTGGTCGGCGGACCAGCGGACGCTGTTCGTGGTCACCCGGCACAACAACGACCCGCAGCCGCGCCTGGAGGTCGAGCGCTACCCGGTCGGGTGA
- a CDS encoding golvesin C-terminal-like domain-containing protein, whose protein sequence is MAVAAEAAESSAQAPESRPIQADQASAAYAAPDTPRRMIPGDEHPVRVTVRNTTQSPLVAGRHVLSYHWTLPDGGDATAGNRLDTALPANLAPGAEVTLDARVKAPAPADIGNDREQFTLRWDVYDTSTRRWLSETAGVPTLDLDVRVERPTSDQLGLEHFYSYAGLATGAGGNLSVNQFSGNAVWNYDVLTNPSRGLASFSRLSYNSSDTSNSYAGPGWSVTASTLNRLGTPLEFGGLLPGLLGWPTTVSLVDGDGTGHLFELNKHDSADSRNWTYDAPAGVHLYLRYLPGGDDQRRWVFTTPERTEFFFDAQGYHTATVDKSGNTMSFTYERALLGNRNTGVLKHVTDATGRRTLTLDYYQRGDAFSYILGGRKLTGTNLDNLFIINKLKSVTDVSGRVVALTYTDKGHLGEVVDGLGNPDAKPFTFFYDEANAKLLSVVDPNGGTTRVDYFTGAGEALRRWNVRTITDRGQATTGFDYVDPDADKGSKVDSALVDGNGHTTRTLLDGYGRSERITNAKNETTQVHWDADNNVVRLVEHNGATQTWSYDQKTGFPLEIRDAEANRTNGPATRLAYRTELGGHVADLTEKVTPEGRKWTFAYDDKGNLLAVTDPKGNATPDQNDYTSRYSYDGFGHLIEQTDANGNTTKYGDYDANGYPRLITDPLNCTTAYRYDDVGNVTSVTDAHGKTGTYTYDVFKRPLDTREPKDQAAGAYIVTPGPRYDRNDNVVTSTAANGAVTRVAYDAMDRQVGVYAPKDDPGGPEKLTTFAYDAVGNLLEQTEPKGMLTPGEPDDFTYSFTYDELDRVIRATDVNGNVISAEYDDVGNLVKEVDARKYKTPDPNDFTTRYVFDANHQVVETVDADGHSAKTRYDRDGNVVAGIDEQGNETLIELDERGLQREVRSPHSSDNGEIRYFTTRYEYDQVGNLTRTVNPRGVDTPDKGDDFVSETVYDELNRVREEILPYDPDDAEHKTPVGTIKTYNGVGDLVEVSAPPSHGESARNVTRQTYYDNGWLRTSTDPWDIKTAYDYTATGQQSNRTVTSAGGGAQRVETWEYFPDGKLKKRSDEGVPVGRNVVVVDNSDAARTQVKGNWRTEESGRGFQDAAYRATDADDAAFTWKAAVPADGTYDVLVRHPGATATDAAYTVEHNGGTSTARVDQTQRAGEWTSIGKYAMSGGQSRTITLSGKADGTVAADAVQLVRDNSADADDEKKVFEHRYDPNDNLVEMTDSTPNTPVDAYRVAYNAVNLAEKVEELKAGAVKHTTDYRYDENDNLTFAKFDGKSALYEYNARDLVTKVTNKKDDADQGKINSFTYTSRGHVERHVKSNGNTVDYTYYLDGLLRRQLEKKKDGGQVVVEHNLAYDSNSNKIRDDGRKQNADDHGATINADATYTHDPRDRVRKVTKKGGEGERTEEYKHDDNGNVWDQRVDGAHTAFDYDRNRLLSSTTDGQQANYDYDAFGRLHQVTQSGKQVEKYTYDGFDRKVEHVKDQGTGPKTTKYTYDPLDRQQTRVEGDKTTAFHYLGLSDQVLTEDENGKLRKAYQYSNDGELLAQVKYSDDGKEEDSVYGFNPHSDVEQVTDSQGDAKSTYGYTAYGKDDEKEFSGEDKPDQANPDKPEENSYRFNTTRHDKSTDTYDMGFRDYSPGLNRFLTLDLYNGALADLGMTTDPWTNNRYAFGAGNPLSQVEIDGHGWLDDAADWVKDNAKEVGHAALDVAGVIPVVGEAADLANSAWYAAEGDYANAALSAAAAVPFAGWGATAVKAGKYAVKGAEAAQGGAKAADAGQSAAKTAGQAADAGANGAKAAPAPKPAPKAGGPSGGKPSGGGGGKAGGTASTGKNASGGGSGGGKAANGGGTSATKGGSGACRNSFAPGTPVLMADGTHRPIEDVREGDEVLAGDPDTGATAVRPVTALIVGEGAKELVEITIEAGHTSGTVVATAEHPFWVDDQGRWADAGQLRVGDQVLTADGERREVLATRQWTQHRKVHNLTVHGVHTYYVGVADEDVLVHNCGETPHGFSNRGDFESFGRSLHDGLARAGYPGAQGVMQGSAVTGRKYTTGAPFDVGRRSDFDVALAGDDIFGAAKGAGLATRSGGIRTGPLDRRALRALGLSGLRGELSRMAGRKVNFMVYRSVEDATGRGASMTIPR, encoded by the coding sequence GTGGCTGTGGCGGCGGAGGCGGCCGAATCGTCCGCGCAGGCTCCTGAGAGCAGGCCGATCCAGGCTGATCAGGCGTCCGCCGCCTACGCGGCGCCGGACACGCCGCGGCGGATGATCCCGGGCGACGAGCACCCGGTGCGGGTGACCGTCCGCAACACCACGCAGTCACCGCTGGTGGCGGGCAGGCACGTGCTGTCCTACCACTGGACCCTGCCCGACGGCGGCGACGCCACGGCGGGCAACCGGCTGGACACGGCGTTGCCGGCGAACCTGGCGCCGGGCGCGGAGGTCACCCTCGACGCACGCGTGAAGGCCCCGGCGCCGGCCGACATCGGCAACGACCGCGAGCAGTTCACGCTGCGGTGGGACGTCTACGACACCAGCACCCGCAGGTGGCTGTCCGAGACGGCGGGCGTGCCCACGCTCGACCTGGACGTGCGCGTGGAGCGGCCCACTTCCGACCAGCTCGGGCTGGAGCACTTCTACTCCTACGCCGGCCTGGCCACCGGCGCGGGCGGAAACCTGTCGGTCAACCAGTTCTCCGGCAACGCCGTGTGGAACTACGACGTGCTGACCAACCCCAGCCGCGGCCTGGCGAGCTTCAGCCGGCTGTCCTACAACTCCTCGGACACCTCGAACTCCTACGCCGGCCCCGGGTGGTCGGTCACGGCGTCGACGCTGAACCGGCTCGGCACACCGCTGGAGTTCGGCGGCCTCCTGCCGGGGCTGCTCGGTTGGCCGACCACGGTGAGCCTGGTCGACGGCGACGGCACCGGGCACCTGTTCGAGCTGAACAAGCACGACAGCGCCGACAGCCGGAACTGGACCTACGACGCGCCGGCCGGCGTGCACCTGTACCTGCGGTACCTCCCGGGCGGCGATGACCAGCGGCGCTGGGTGTTCACCACGCCGGAGCGCACGGAGTTCTTCTTCGACGCGCAGGGCTACCACACGGCGACGGTGGACAAGAGCGGCAACACCATGTCGTTCACCTACGAGCGGGCGCTGCTGGGCAACCGCAACACCGGTGTGCTGAAGCACGTCACCGACGCCACCGGCCGCCGCACGCTGACGCTGGACTACTACCAGCGCGGCGACGCGTTCTCGTACATCCTCGGCGGCAGGAAGCTGACCGGGACGAACCTGGACAACCTGTTCATCATCAACAAGCTCAAGTCCGTCACCGACGTGTCCGGTCGGGTGGTGGCGTTGACCTACACCGACAAGGGGCACCTGGGTGAGGTCGTGGACGGGCTGGGCAACCCGGACGCCAAGCCCTTCACGTTCTTCTACGACGAGGCCAACGCCAAGCTGCTGTCCGTGGTGGACCCGAACGGCGGCACCACCAGGGTGGACTACTTCACCGGCGCCGGTGAAGCGCTGCGCAGGTGGAACGTCCGGACCATCACCGACCGGGGCCAGGCCACGACCGGCTTCGACTACGTCGACCCGGACGCCGACAAGGGCTCGAAGGTCGACTCCGCCCTGGTGGACGGCAACGGCCACACCACCCGCACCCTGCTCGACGGCTACGGGCGGTCGGAGCGCATCACCAACGCCAAGAACGAGACCACCCAGGTGCACTGGGACGCCGACAACAACGTCGTCCGCCTGGTCGAGCACAACGGCGCCACGCAGACCTGGTCCTACGACCAGAAGACCGGCTTCCCGCTGGAGATCCGCGACGCCGAGGCCAACCGGACGAACGGCCCGGCCACCCGCCTGGCCTACCGCACCGAGCTCGGCGGGCACGTCGCCGACCTGACCGAGAAGGTCACCCCCGAAGGTCGCAAGTGGACGTTCGCGTACGACGACAAGGGCAACCTGCTCGCCGTCACCGACCCGAAGGGCAACGCGACCCCGGACCAGAACGACTACACGTCGCGCTACTCCTACGACGGCTTCGGCCACCTGATCGAGCAGACCGACGCCAACGGCAACACCACGAAGTACGGCGACTACGACGCCAACGGCTACCCGCGGCTGATCACCGACCCGCTCAACTGCACCACGGCCTACCGCTACGACGACGTCGGCAACGTCACCTCCGTCACCGACGCGCACGGCAAGACCGGCACGTACACCTACGACGTCTTCAAGCGCCCGCTGGACACGCGCGAGCCGAAGGACCAGGCAGCCGGCGCCTACATCGTCACGCCGGGACCGCGCTACGACCGCAACGACAACGTGGTGACCAGCACCGCGGCCAACGGCGCCGTCACCCGCGTCGCCTACGACGCGATGGACCGGCAGGTCGGCGTCTACGCGCCCAAGGACGACCCGGGCGGTCCGGAGAAGCTGACCACGTTCGCCTACGACGCCGTCGGCAACCTGCTGGAGCAGACCGAACCCAAGGGGATGCTGACCCCGGGGGAACCGGACGACTTCACCTACTCCTTCACCTACGACGAGCTCGACCGGGTCATCCGGGCCACCGACGTCAACGGCAACGTGATCAGCGCGGAGTACGACGACGTCGGCAACCTCGTCAAAGAGGTCGACGCGCGCAAGTACAAGACACCGGACCCCAACGACTTCACCACCCGGTACGTCTTCGACGCCAACCACCAGGTGGTGGAGACCGTCGACGCGGACGGCCACTCGGCGAAGACGCGGTACGACCGCGACGGCAACGTCGTCGCCGGCATCGACGAGCAGGGCAACGAGACGCTCATCGAACTGGACGAGCGCGGCCTGCAGCGCGAGGTCCGCTCCCCGCACAGCTCCGACAACGGCGAAATCCGGTACTTCACCACCAGGTACGAGTACGACCAGGTCGGCAACCTGACCCGCACCGTCAACCCGCGCGGGGTGGACACGCCGGACAAGGGCGACGACTTCGTCAGCGAGACGGTCTACGACGAGCTCAACCGGGTGCGCGAGGAGATCCTGCCCTACGACCCGGACGACGCGGAGCACAAGACGCCGGTCGGCACGATCAAGACCTACAACGGGGTCGGCGACCTGGTCGAGGTCAGCGCGCCGCCGTCGCACGGCGAGTCGGCCCGCAACGTCACCAGGCAGACGTACTACGACAACGGTTGGCTGCGCACGTCCACCGACCCGTGGGACATCAAGACCGCCTACGACTACACCGCCACCGGGCAGCAGTCCAACCGCACGGTGACCAGCGCCGGCGGTGGGGCGCAGCGCGTGGAGACGTGGGAGTACTTCCCCGACGGGAAACTCAAGAAGCGCTCCGACGAAGGCGTCCCGGTGGGCCGCAACGTGGTCGTCGTCGACAACTCCGACGCGGCGCGCACCCAGGTGAAGGGGAACTGGCGCACCGAGGAGTCGGGCAGGGGGTTCCAGGACGCCGCGTACCGCGCCACCGACGCCGACGACGCCGCGTTCACCTGGAAGGCCGCCGTTCCGGCCGACGGCACCTACGACGTGCTGGTGCGCCATCCCGGTGCCACGGCGACGGACGCCGCGTACACCGTCGAGCACAACGGCGGCACGAGCACCGCGCGCGTCGACCAGACGCAGCGGGCCGGTGAGTGGACCAGCATCGGCAAGTACGCCATGTCAGGGGGGCAGTCCCGCACCATCACGCTGTCCGGCAAGGCCGACGGCACCGTGGCCGCCGACGCCGTGCAGCTGGTGCGCGACAACAGTGCGGACGCCGACGACGAGAAGAAGGTCTTCGAGCACCGGTACGACCCGAACGACAACCTGGTGGAGATGACCGACTCCACGCCGAACACGCCGGTCGACGCCTACCGCGTCGCCTACAACGCGGTGAACCTGGCGGAGAAGGTCGAGGAGCTCAAGGCCGGCGCGGTCAAGCACACCACCGACTACCGCTACGACGAGAACGACAACCTGACGTTCGCCAAGTTCGACGGCAAGTCGGCGCTCTACGAGTACAACGCGCGCGACCTGGTCACGAAGGTCACCAACAAGAAGGACGACGCGGACCAGGGCAAGATCAATTCCTTCACCTACACCTCGCGCGGGCACGTCGAGAGGCACGTCAAGAGCAACGGCAACACCGTCGACTACACCTACTACCTCGACGGGCTGCTGCGCCGGCAGCTGGAGAAGAAGAAGGACGGCGGGCAGGTCGTCGTCGAGCACAACCTCGCGTACGACTCCAACTCCAACAAGATCCGCGACGATGGGCGCAAGCAGAACGCGGACGACCACGGCGCGACCATCAACGCCGACGCGACGTACACCCACGACCCGCGCGACCGGGTGCGGAAGGTGACGAAGAAGGGTGGCGAGGGCGAGCGCACCGAGGAGTACAAGCACGACGACAACGGCAACGTCTGGGACCAGCGGGTCGACGGCGCGCACACCGCGTTCGACTACGACCGCAACCGGCTGCTGTCGTCCACCACGGACGGGCAGCAGGCGAACTACGACTACGACGCGTTCGGCCGCCTGCACCAGGTGACGCAGTCCGGCAAGCAGGTGGAGAAGTACACCTACGACGGGTTCGACCGCAAGGTGGAGCACGTCAAGGACCAGGGCACCGGGCCGAAGACCACCAAGTACACCTACGACCCGCTGGACCGGCAGCAGACCAGGGTCGAGGGTGACAAGACCACTGCGTTCCACTACCTCGGACTGTCCGACCAGGTCCTGACCGAGGACGAGAACGGCAAGCTGCGCAAGGCGTACCAGTACTCCAACGACGGCGAGCTGCTCGCGCAGGTCAAGTACTCCGACGACGGCAAGGAGGAGGACTCGGTCTACGGGTTCAACCCGCACTCCGACGTCGAGCAGGTCACCGACTCCCAGGGCGACGCGAAGTCCACCTACGGCTACACCGCCTACGGCAAGGACGACGAGAAGGAGTTCTCCGGCGAGGACAAGCCCGACCAGGCGAACCCGGACAAGCCGGAGGAGAACTCGTACCGGTTCAACACCACCCGGCACGACAAGAGCACCGACACCTACGACATGGGGTTCCGGGACTACTCCCCCGGCCTGAACAGGTTTCTGACGCTCGACCTGTACAACGGGGCGCTCGCGGACCTCGGGATGACCACCGACCCGTGGACGAACAACCGGTACGCCTTCGGCGCCGGCAACCCGCTGTCCCAGGTGGAGATCGACGGCCACGGGTGGCTCGACGACGCCGCGGACTGGGTGAAGGACAACGCCAAGGAGGTCGGGCACGCGGCGCTCGACGTCGCCGGCGTGATCCCCGTGGTCGGCGAGGCCGCGGACCTCGCGAACTCGGCCTGGTACGCCGCAGAGGGGGACTACGCCAACGCCGCGCTGTCGGCCGCGGCGGCGGTGCCCTTCGCCGGGTGGGGTGCCACCGCGGTCAAGGCGGGCAAGTACGCGGTCAAGGGCGCCGAGGCGGCGCAGGGCGGGGCGAAGGCCGCCGACGCCGGGCAGAGCGCGGCGAAGACGGCCGGCCAGGCGGCCGATGCCGGGGCCAACGGCGCGAAGGCGGCGCCCGCGCCGAAACCGGCACCGAAGGCGGGCGGACCGAGCGGCGGCAAACCCTCCGGTGGCGGAGGCGGCAAAGCCGGCGGCACGGCGTCGACCGGCAAGAACGCCTCCGGCGGCGGCTCAGGGGGCGGCAAGGCGGCCAACGGCGGTGGCACCAGCGCCACCAAGGGCGGATCGGGCGCGTGCCGCAACAGCTTCGCCCCCGGCACCCCGGTGCTCATGGCCGACGGAACGCACCGCCCGATCGAGGACGTGCGCGAGGGCGATGAGGTCCTCGCCGGCGACCCGGACACCGGGGCGACCGCCGTCCGCCCGGTCACCGCGCTGATCGTCGGCGAGGGTGCCAAGGAACTGGTCGAGATCACGATCGAGGCGGGTCACACCTCCGGGACCGTGGTCGCGACCGCCGAACACCCGTTCTGGGTCGACGACCAGGGCCGTTGGGCCGATGCCGGGCAACTGCGGGTCGGAGACCAGGTCCTGACCGCCGACGGCGAGCGTCGGGAGGTCCTCGCCACCCGGCAGTGGACCCAGCACCGCAAGGTCCACAACCTCACCGTGCACGGCGTCCACACCTACTACGTCGGTGTCGCCGACGAGGACGTGCTGGTGCACAACTGCGGCGAAACGCCGCACGGTTTCTCGAACCGGGGCGACTTCGAGAGCTTCGGCCGGTCGCTGCACGACGGTCTGGCACGGGCCGGCTACCCCGGCGCCCAGGGCGTCATGCAGGGCAGCGCCGTGACCGGGCGCAAGTACACCACCGGCGCGCCGTTCGACGTCGGCAGGCGCAGCGACTTCGACGTGGCGCTGGCCGGCGACGACATCTTCGGCGCCGCGAAGGGGGCCGGCCTGGCGACCAGGTCCGGCGGCATCCGCACCGGTCCGCTCGACCGACGCGCCCTGCGCGCCCTCGGGCTTTCCGGCCTGCGCGGCGAACTGAGCAGAATGGCGGGCCGGAAGGTGAACTTCATGGTGTACCGCTCGGTGGAGGACGCCACCGGTCGCGGAGCGAGCATGACGATCCCGAGGTAG